Part of the Ignavibacterium album JCM 16511 genome, CTTCTATTGTTTTATTTTTCGAATATTTAAAATGTTTGAAAAGTAATTCCAGGTTTTTATTGATGAAGCTCACTAACGAACAATACAATATTATAAATTCAACCGGAGATATTAAGATAAATGCTGTTGCCGGTTCAGGGAAAACAACAACAATAATAGAATATTCCAAATCTCGACCAAAGAAAAATAAAATACTTTATCTTGCCTTTAATCGTTCCGTTAAAACTGAAGCTGAGCAAAGATTCGGTTCAATTGGACTTGATAATGTAAAGGTCGAAACCGCACATTCTCTTGCTTATAAGAATACCGTTTTTCGTTTTAATTATAATGTTAAAACACAGGGCTACAAAACTTATGAAATAGCTGAAATTCTGAAACTCCGCCGCCGCAAAGAAAAACATTTTGAACTTATCGCCGCAAATCATATTAACCGTTTCGTGAATTATTTCTGCAACAGTAAAGTTAAAAAAGTTAATGAGTTAAATTACCTTGATGCTGTTTCCGATCCGCTTGCATTTGAATTCGTAAAGAAGAATTATGAATACATCGAAAAACATACAAGAGAATTTCTTGCTAAAATGGATAAGGGAGAAATTGAAATAACTCATGATTTTTATCTTAAAAAATTTCAATTGTCTTATCCCAATCTTGGATTTGAATATATTCTCTTTGATGAAGGACAGGACGCTTCACCAGCTATGCTTGATGTATTTCTGAATCAGCCGGCAACAAAAGTAATTGTAGGAGATTCTCATCAGCAGATTTATTCTTGGCGATTTGCAATTAATTCTTTAGAGAGTGTTGACTTTAGAAGATTCCCTCTGACTATTAGTTTCCGCTTTTCACAGGATATTGCAAATCTTGCTGTTGAAATTTTAAAATGGAAAAATCTCATTGATGCAAAAGAAATTCTTCCTATCAAAGGAACCGGCGGAAAAGAATCCAACAAACTAAAAGCAACTCTTGCACGCACAAATCTTGGTTTATTGAGCAAAGCAATTGATTTTGTTACTGAAAAATCCAAACCACAAACTCTTTACTTTGAAGGGAATGTTAATTCGTATTTTTATTCTGAGGATGGTGCATCGTTGTTCGATGTTCTTAATCTTTACAATCATAATCACGATATGATTAAAGATAATTTAATCAAAAGCATGAATGATTTTTCTGAACTTGAAGATTATGTTGAAAAAACTGAAGACACTCAGCTTGCTATGCTTGTCGAGATAGTCAAAAAGTACGAAAACGATTTGCCTCGCTTAATCCGATTAATACGAGATTCGACTGTTGAAAACAAAAATGATGCAAAGATGATATTCTCGACCGTTCATCGTTCAAAAGGAATGGAGTACGGAACTGTTTTCCTTCACAACGATTTTATTTCACAAAAGAAAATCAAAAGACTTGTAGATAAACAAAATGATGTCCCGATTGATGTAGCCAAAATTAATGAAGAAGTAAACATACTTTATGTTGCCATAACGCGGGCTATAAACAATTTATTTATTCCGCAGCATTACCTGCCGACCAGTTTTCCAAAATCTGCAAGCATAAAAATTACCGGCGGTGAGACTGAAGAGCGGGATTTTAACAACAGAAAAAAGTTAGATACATTCAGAGGAAGAGATATTCATAATAAATCGTATTCGATTGATGATGTAAGAAAAAATCATCCGGATGCTTACAAAGCATGGCTTCCGGAAGAGGAAGCAAAGCTTCTGTCTATGGTAAAAGCTAATATCAGTATAAATGATATTTCACGATCGCTTGGAAGAACCAAAGGAGCTATTGTTAACCGGTTGAATAAAATTTTTGGAAGATAGTTAATTTTTCTTAAACATTATTTTCGTTTTAAAACTTTAAATGCAATATCTCTTCCCTGCTTTTGTAGTATTGCAAGATTTATCCAGCATTAAGTCGTGTGCAGAGTATCCGCTTTCGTGTCTTGGATCGCTGAATCCATCAAGTTCAAGTCTGCCGCCATCGGGACTAACTATTTCAACTTCGTATCCTTTTTCTGTAAACTCAAAATACGGATGCGTTAATTCTGCAGCCCAAAATCCAATTGGCCAGCCGGTTTGTTTTGATACTGATGGA contains:
- a CDS encoding intracellular protease/amidase yields the protein MSANIDVLNPEKRKRVLLVAANPSVSKQTGWPIGFWAAELTHPYFEFTEKGYEVEIVSPDGGRLELDGFSDPRHESGYSAHDLMLDKSCNTTKAGKRYCI
- a CDS encoding UvrD-helicase domain-containing protein, whose product is MKLTNEQYNIINSTGDIKINAVAGSGKTTTIIEYSKSRPKKNKILYLAFNRSVKTEAEQRFGSIGLDNVKVETAHSLAYKNTVFRFNYNVKTQGYKTYEIAEILKLRRRKEKHFELIAANHINRFVNYFCNSKVKKVNELNYLDAVSDPLAFEFVKKNYEYIEKHTREFLAKMDKGEIEITHDFYLKKFQLSYPNLGFEYILFDEGQDASPAMLDVFLNQPATKVIVGDSHQQIYSWRFAINSLESVDFRRFPLTISFRFSQDIANLAVEILKWKNLIDAKEILPIKGTGGKESNKLKATLARTNLGLLSKAIDFVTEKSKPQTLYFEGNVNSYFYSEDGASLFDVLNLYNHNHDMIKDNLIKSMNDFSELEDYVEKTEDTQLAMLVEIVKKYENDLPRLIRLIRDSTVENKNDAKMIFSTVHRSKGMEYGTVFLHNDFISQKKIKRLVDKQNDVPIDVAKINEEVNILYVAITRAINNLFIPQHYLPTSFPKSASIKITGGETEERDFNNRKKLDTFRGRDIHNKSYSIDDVRKNHPDAYKAWLPEEEAKLLSMVKANISINDISRSLGRTKGAIVNRLNKIFGR